From the genome of Gilliamella sp. wkB7, one region includes:
- the accB gene encoding acetyl-CoA carboxylase biotin carboxyl carrier protein, with amino-acid sequence MDIRKIKKLIELVEESGISELEISEGEESVRISRSIPTTNYSAPIQNIQIPQAAPVVVAPSSASESVAEVDPIAPVPAGTTIKSPMVGTFYRTPSPESKAFVEVGQTVNVGDVLCIVEAMKMMNQIESEKAGTIKAILVENGQPVEFDQPLFIIE; translated from the coding sequence ATGGATATACGCAAAATTAAAAAATTAATTGAATTAGTTGAAGAGTCAGGTATTTCAGAACTTGAAATTTCTGAGGGTGAAGAATCGGTTCGAATTAGTCGATCAATACCTACAACAAACTATTCAGCGCCAATACAAAACATTCAAATCCCTCAAGCAGCTCCGGTTGTTGTAGCCCCTAGCTCAGCAAGCGAGAGTGTAGCTGAAGTGGATCCTATTGCTCCAGTTCCAGCAGGTACAACTATAAAATCACCAATGGTTGGAACGTTTTATCGCACGCCAAGCCCAGAATCGAAAGCTTTCGTAGAAGTAGGTCAAACTGTCAATGTCGGTGATGTACTTTGTATCGTTGAAGCGATGAAAATGATGAACCAAATTGAATCTGAAAAAGCGGGTACAATTAAAGCTATTTTAGTTGAAAATGGTCAACCTGTTGAATTTGATCAGCCACTATTCATCATTGAGTAA
- a CDS encoding bifunctional 4-hydroxy-2-oxoglutarate aldolase/2-dehydro-3-deoxy-phosphogluconate aldolase, producing the protein MKNWKRSAEEILTMGPVVPVIVIERLEDAVPLAKALIAGGVKVLEVTLRTECALEAIKKIIKEVPEAVVGAGTVTSVEQLKQVTEAGVEFIITPGITDAILKAAVEGPVPVIPGIATISELLTAQEYGLTALKFFPAEINGGVAALKAFAGPCGYMKFCPTGGVNPKNYRDYLALNNVLCVGGTWFIPTDAIANGDFAKITQMAKEAVAGAK; encoded by the coding sequence ATGAAAAACTGGAAAAGAAGTGCTGAAGAAATTCTAACTATGGGGCCTGTTGTTCCTGTTATCGTTATTGAACGACTAGAAGATGCGGTGCCATTAGCAAAAGCTTTAATTGCTGGAGGTGTAAAAGTTCTTGAAGTTACCCTACGAACAGAATGTGCGCTTGAAGCAATTAAAAAAATCATTAAAGAAGTTCCAGAAGCTGTAGTTGGTGCGGGTACAGTAACAAGTGTTGAGCAACTTAAACAAGTAACCGAAGCTGGAGTTGAATTTATTATTACTCCTGGCATAACTGACGCTATTTTAAAAGCTGCAGTTGAAGGACCTGTTCCAGTCATTCCCGGTATTGCAACTATTTCTGAATTATTAACAGCCCAAGAATATGGCTTAACTGCATTAAAGTTCTTCCCAGCAGAAATCAATGGTGGCGTAGCTGCATTAAAAGCTTTTGCTGGTCCTTGTGGATATATGAAGTTTTGCCCTACTGGTGGTGTAAACCCAAAAAATTATCGAGACTATTTAGCGCTTAATAATGTACTTTGTGTTGGTGGAACTTGGTTTATTCCAACTGATGCTATTGCTAATGGTGATTTTGCTAAAATTACTCAAATGGCAAAAGAAGCAGTTGCTGGTGCCAAGTAA
- the mreC gene encoding rod shape-determining protein MreC — translation MKLLFSKRSPLSVQLFISLLLSIILIILDLNYRPFKEVRYYLDTMISPLYYISNAPKATYDTLYEMSKTREALEKENANLNNILLEKKTDLLLLEHLRHENDRLRELLGSPLRHDEHKMAAQVILADTDPYVYQVVINKGKNDGVYIGQPVVDDKGIVGQIYETAQKTSRAILVCDYQHAIPVQILRNDISMVAVGNGCSNDLTLDFLPNNVDIKVGDILVTSGLDGRFPEGYPVAVVSSVKLDISDSTPVISATPTADLKRLRYLLLLWGDQGVKHEGS, via the coding sequence ATGAAATTACTCTTTTCTAAACGTTCTCCTCTTAGTGTGCAGTTATTTATATCTTTATTGTTATCTATTATATTGATAATATTAGATTTAAATTATCGTCCGTTTAAAGAAGTTCGTTACTATTTAGATACAATGATTTCGCCATTGTATTACATTTCAAATGCACCTAAAGCGACCTATGACACACTTTATGAGATGTCAAAGACACGTGAAGCGTTAGAAAAAGAAAATGCAAATTTAAATAATATACTGCTTGAAAAAAAGACAGACCTGTTATTGCTTGAGCATCTTAGACATGAAAACGATCGATTAAGAGAATTACTAGGGTCGCCTTTAAGACATGATGAACATAAAATGGCAGCTCAAGTTATATTAGCTGATACAGATCCTTATGTTTATCAGGTAGTTATTAATAAAGGTAAAAATGACGGTGTTTATATTGGTCAACCTGTCGTTGATGATAAAGGTATCGTTGGGCAAATTTATGAAACAGCTCAAAAAACCAGTCGGGCAATTTTAGTTTGTGATTATCAACATGCAATACCTGTACAAATATTAAGAAATGATATTTCTATGGTGGCAGTCGGTAATGGATGCAGTAATGATTTAACACTCGATTTTTTACCAAATAATGTTGATATCAAAGTCGGTGACATATTAGTAACTTCTGGACTAGATGGTCGTTTTCCTGAGGGCTATCCTGTTGCAGTAGTAAGTTCTGTCAAACTTGATATTAGCGATTCAACTCCGGTTATTTCAGCAACGCCGACAGCTGATCTAAAACGTTTACGCTATCTATTATTACTATGGGGAGATCAAGGAGTAAAACATGAGGGCTCGTAA
- the mreD gene encoding rod shape-determining protein MreD — MRARNSILIIWFTLLIGLFFQIIPWSPSYDMFKPHLFLLIIAYWLITLPYQIGIGTAFVFGLIIDLCSGTILGVHAFIYSLIAYLLVFKYQLLSNLALWQQAFILFGISVCYNALIFIFQVSIYHTITMSPYILLSSCVDGFLWIWIYLLLQSIKQNFAIN; from the coding sequence ATGAGGGCTCGTAATAGCATATTAATTATTTGGTTCACTTTGTTAATAGGCTTATTTTTTCAAATTATACCTTGGTCACCTTCATATGATATGTTTAAACCACATTTGTTTTTATTAATTATCGCTTATTGGTTAATTACTCTTCCTTATCAGATTGGCATAGGTACTGCATTTGTTTTTGGTTTAATAATAGATTTATGTTCGGGAACAATATTAGGTGTACATGCTTTTATCTATTCTTTAATTGCCTATTTACTTGTATTCAAATACCAATTATTGAGTAATTTAGCTTTATGGCAACAGGCTTTTATCTTATTTGGTATTTCGGTATGTTATAATGCATTAATCTTTATATTTCAGGTAAGTATTTATCATACAATTACTATGTCACCTTATATACTATTATCAAGTTGTGTTGATGGCTTTTTATGGATATGGATATATCTGCTATTGCAAAGCATAAAACAAAACTTTGCAATTAATTAG
- a CDS encoding rod shape-determining protein: MFKKVRGLFSNDLSIDLGTANTLIYVKGQGIVLNEPSVVAIRQDRTGTPKSVAAVGQAAKQMLGRTPGNIAAIRPMKDGVIADFSVTEKMLQYFIRQVHSHSFLRPSPRVLVCVPVGATQVERRAIRESALGAGAREVYLIEEPMAAAIGADLPVSSPTGSMVVDIGGGTTEVAVISLNGVVYSASARIGGDRFDEAIINYVRRNYGALIGEATAERIKHVIGSAYPGDEVLEIEVRGRNLAEGVPRSFTLNSNEILEALQEPLSGIVSAVKVALEQCPPELASDISEHGMVLTGGGALLRNIDKLLSAETGIHVVVAEDPLTCVARGGGKALDMVDMEGGDLFSEE; the protein is encoded by the coding sequence ATGTTCAAAAAAGTTCGTGGCTTGTTTTCAAATGATCTATCGATTGATTTAGGTACAGCTAACACCCTTATTTATGTAAAAGGTCAAGGTATTGTACTAAACGAACCTTCAGTTGTCGCCATCCGTCAAGATCGCACAGGCACACCTAAAAGTGTCGCTGCTGTTGGGCAGGCTGCGAAACAGATGTTAGGACGTACTCCAGGCAATATTGCTGCGATTAGACCAATGAAAGATGGTGTAATTGCTGACTTTTCCGTGACTGAAAAGATGTTACAGTATTTTATTCGTCAAGTGCATAGTCATAGCTTTTTAAGACCAAGTCCTCGCGTTTTAGTTTGTGTGCCAGTTGGTGCAACGCAAGTTGAGCGTCGAGCTATCCGTGAGTCCGCATTAGGGGCAGGTGCGCGTGAGGTTTATTTAATTGAAGAGCCAATGGCAGCAGCTATTGGTGCTGATTTACCGGTTTCATCGCCAACAGGTTCAATGGTGGTTGATATCGGTGGTGGTACCACTGAAGTTGCTGTTATTTCTTTAAACGGTGTTGTCTATTCTGCATCGGCAAGAATTGGTGGTGACCGTTTTGATGAGGCAATTATCAATTATGTTCGTCGTAATTATGGTGCGTTAATTGGTGAAGCAACCGCTGAACGAATTAAACATGTTATTGGAAGCGCATATCCTGGGGATGAAGTTCTTGAGATTGAAGTTCGTGGTCGAAACCTTGCTGAAGGTGTACCTCGTAGCTTTACTTTAAATTCCAATGAAATTTTAGAAGCGCTTCAAGAACCACTAAGTGGTATCGTCAGTGCCGTTAAAGTTGCATTAGAACAGTGTCCTCCTGAACTGGCGTCCGATATTTCAGAACATGGTATGGTATTAACTGGCGGTGGTGCTTTATTACGTAATATTGATAAATTACTATCAGCTGAAACGGGTATTCATGTGGTTGTCGCTGAAGATCCTCTTACATGTGTAGCACGAGGTGGTGGCAAAGCTCTCGATATGGTTGATATGGAGGGCGGGGATCTCTTTAGTGAAGAGTAA
- the accC gene encoding acetyl-CoA carboxylase biotin carboxylase subunit encodes MLDKILIANRGEIALRILRACKELGIKTVAVHSSADKDLKHVLLADETVCIGPAASVKSYLNIPALISAAEVTGAAAIHPGYGFLSENADFAEQVERSGFVFIGPKPETIRLMGDKVSAIHAMKKAGVPCVPGSDGPLSNDIENNKQIAKQIGYPVIIKASGGGGGRGMRIVREEKDLEQAIKMTKLEAKTAFNNDMVYMEKFLENPRHIEIQVLSDGQGHAIYLGERDCSMQRRHQKVVEEAPAVGITSKMRKFIGERCVNACIEIGYRGAGTFEFLFENGEFYFIEMNTRIQVEHPVTEMITGVDLIREQILIAAGKPLSIKQSDIEIKGHAIECRINAEDPKTFMPSPGKITRFHAPGGFGIRWESHIYAGYTVPPYYDSMIGKLIAYGETRDVAIARMKNALAELVIDGIKTNIDLHIEIMNDKGFQKGGTNIHYLEKKLGIYE; translated from the coding sequence ATGCTTGATAAAATTCTTATTGCTAATCGTGGAGAAATTGCTCTACGTATCCTACGAGCATGTAAAGAACTTGGAATTAAAACTGTCGCTGTTCATTCTTCGGCAGATAAAGATTTAAAACATGTATTACTTGCAGACGAAACTGTCTGTATTGGTCCAGCAGCTTCCGTTAAAAGCTACCTCAATATCCCCGCTTTAATTTCTGCCGCCGAAGTTACCGGTGCAGCAGCAATTCATCCTGGATATGGTTTTTTATCAGAAAACGCTGACTTCGCCGAGCAAGTGGAACGTTCTGGATTTGTTTTTATTGGACCAAAACCTGAGACTATACGGTTAATGGGTGATAAAGTGTCAGCAATTCATGCCATGAAAAAAGCTGGCGTACCTTGTGTACCGGGTTCTGATGGTCCTTTAAGTAATGATATTGAAAATAATAAGCAGATCGCTAAACAAATAGGCTATCCGGTTATTATCAAAGCGTCCGGTGGTGGCGGTGGTCGTGGTATGCGTATTGTTCGGGAAGAAAAAGATCTTGAACAAGCAATTAAAATGACCAAATTAGAAGCAAAAACCGCTTTCAATAATGATATGGTTTATATGGAAAAATTCCTTGAAAATCCTCGTCATATTGAGATCCAAGTACTTTCTGATGGTCAAGGTCATGCTATTTATTTAGGTGAACGTGATTGTTCAATGCAAAGACGTCACCAAAAAGTTGTTGAAGAAGCACCAGCGGTTGGCATTACCTCTAAAATGCGCAAATTCATTGGTGAACGCTGTGTTAATGCGTGCATTGAAATTGGTTATCGTGGTGCAGGAACGTTTGAATTCTTATTTGAAAATGGTGAATTTTATTTCATTGAAATGAATACACGTATTCAGGTTGAACATCCAGTTACCGAAATGATAACGGGTGTGGATTTGATTAGAGAACAGATCTTAATTGCCGCAGGCAAACCTCTTTCAATCAAACAAAGTGATATTGAAATCAAAGGTCATGCTATTGAATGCCGTATAAATGCCGAAGATCCTAAAACATTTATGCCTTCACCTGGGAAAATTACTCGCTTTCATGCACCAGGGGGGTTTGGTATTCGTTGGGAATCACATATCTATGCGGGTTACACAGTACCACCTTACTATGATTCAATGATTGGTAAGCTAATTGCTTATGGTGAAACTCGTGATGTTGCTATTGCACGAATGAAAAACGCATTAGCTGAACTTGTGATTGATGGTATCAAAACGAATATTGATCTTCACATTGAAATTATGAATGATAAAGGTTTCCAAAAAGGTGGAACAAACATTCATTATTTAGAGAAAAAATTAGGCATTTATGAGTAA